From Centropristis striata isolate RG_2023a ecotype Rhode Island chromosome 16, C.striata_1.0, whole genome shotgun sequence, a single genomic window includes:
- the LOC131988528 gene encoding serine/threonine-protein phosphatase 2A regulatory subunit B'' subunit alpha-like, with the protein MAAAYRVVVSSVSCYNSVVVDRRTHSHAVHYCSGPCGALSQGLDCTVAHRGTCSELLIAPETVYADSNSSLLHSHNIITQQLPNHGKISVTMDTSYNGGLERAGSSGNLSLGEDSPTWRGKKAPTAGGSTGNLSSSSSLKDITEEAINLASGKLKEFSFDKLRLSSSSHVTFRKGRKVRPDSLSRRSTDLEIIYGHFSSNITTNGTANGMTNGTGSSNDENLPPFVPGKVASLEETKLKGSTATLSAITKMGGGSTGSLSSIASLDQSLNTVASLYRNTLGEENLIARLLEKTRAEAGAGAGGEDIRACLDILLKCSEDLKKCTDIIKQCIRHKAGGGPGDGGASPDSVYRAVMTRLSSYLKRLPLELEGIGSLGGSGGQSTPGSGVNDLAELVSTLHSIQQGPYSPIFGNEQPPRYEDVVLSPPIQKTVPHSASSTPSSVSSSSSSLKSDSIHTKPVQSSPSRASPLTNGHPHPSSITQHTLSPPSITCSPSSSSPTHSPSPLRTSPTPPYTHTPPASPMEALYIEEEEADVGKTEQISQQTHTPTRGVNANQNINGITLGQHMHLSHPHTLHNSSNTLPASSSYSPTWPSSASLTVSAPKAVSHRNEDIDKLLMDLENLSQSMSHPRNTEPPLPAKTRKREAQLITSSEALTQPKMTQFQVQKPVNHLAMNGPTSRTPQSLTPPQGENSEAVVGEEEDGALLLRILESIESFAQELVDSGAGSTGSAERKCGKEREVMRLLQDTLATTGRADTPLENTTPPAAAPTVPSMYTNEATQIPAIPPKHSLANSTAAVSPAPTPKAAVSEALCNAASEPAPKPAPEAAPRPLPAPIPEPTIESTETVTEASAADPTSIPAAGTSAPASLHSFTHPAEPTPVAAPEAPPPVATPVVVVTRDAVITVGDSAALRDTGSTLLIQQTPEVIRVQAKPEKKPGTPPPAPALAPATPTPAPRSPSPPPVPVIVTPPPPAINIPRFYYPRGLPAMGPATNHDGAITAIEAAFTEFEEEKADIYEMGKIAKACGCPLYWKAPMFYSAGGERTGFVSVHSFVATWRKLLHSCHDDASRFISLLAKPSCNYLEQEDFIPLLQDIVDTHPGLTFLKDAPEFHSRYITTVIQRIFYVVNRSWTGRMTMMELRRSNFLQTLALLEEEDDINQITDYFSYEHFYVIYCKFWELDTDHDLYIDPKDLARYNDHASSNRIIERLFSGAVTRGNAVQREGRMSYAEFVWFLISEEDKKNPTSIEYWFRCMDVDGDGVLSMFELEYFYEEQCERMERMGIEPLPFQDLLCQMLDLVKPESSGKITLGDLKRCRMAHIFFDTFFNLEKYLDHEQRDPFAVQKDIDSEGPEPSDWDKYASEEYEILVAEETANEQLHEGSFDDDYESEELQVPGEIGNKMEKLIISDLSA; encoded by the exons ATGGCAGCAGCCTATCGTGTTGTGGTAAGCAGTGTGAGCTGCTACAACAGCGTGGTAGTGGACCGACGCACGCACTCCCATGCCGTGCACTACTGCTCAGGGCCATGTGGGGCGCTCTCCCAGGGACTGGACTGTACTGTCGCGCACCGCGGCACCTGCTCCGAGCTGCTTATCGCACCTGAGACTGTATACGCTGACTCGAACAGCTCACTCTTACACTCTCATAACATCATCACTCAGCAACTTCCCAACCATGGTAAAATTTCTGTTACCATGGATACTAGTTACAATGGAGGTCTTGAGAGGGCGGGCAGCAGCGGAAATTTGTCTTTAGGGGAGGACAGCCCCACATGGCGAGGTAAAAAGGCTCCCACTGCCGGAGGATCAACTGGGAACTTGAGCTCCTCCAGCAGTCTGAAGGACATTACTGAAGAGGCCATCAACCTGGCCAGTGGGAAGCTCAAAGAGTTTTCCTTTGACAAGCTTCGGCTCTCTTCCTCAAGCCATGTCACTTTCCGGAAAGGTCGTAAGGTCCGTCCTGACTCGCTAAGCCGTCGCTCCACCGACCTGGAGATCATCTACGGCCACTTCAGCTCCAACATCACCACAAACGGAACAGCTAACGGCATGACAAATGGCACGGGTTCATCTAATGATGAGAACCTGCCACCGTTTGTGCCAGGAAAGGTAGCGAGCCTGGAGGAGACGAAGCTAAAGGGCAGCACAGCCACCTTGTCGGCCATCACCAAAATGGGTGGTGGATCAACAGGCAGCCTATCAAGTATTGCGTCTTTGGACCAAAGTTTGAACACAGTGGCCTCCCTGTACCGCAACACTCTAGGAGAGGAGAACCTGATCGCCCGTCTGCTGGAGAAGACACGAGCAGAGGCGGGTGCAGGAGCAGGTGGCGAGGACATCCGTGCCTGCCTCGACATTCTGCTTAAATGTTCTGAAGACTTAAAGAAATGCACCGACATCATCAAACAGTGCATCAGACACAAAGCGGGTGGAGGGCCAGGAGATGGAGGAGCCAGTCCTGACAGTGTATATCGGGCTGTTATGACCCGACTCAGCTCCTATTTGAAGAGGTTACCTCTGGAGCTGGAGGGGATTGGAAGTTTGGGAGGCAGTGGAGGTCAGAGTACGCCTGGAAGCGGGGTCAATGATCTGGCCGAGCTGGTCAGCACTCTTCACTCCATCCAACAGGGACCGTACTCTCCAATATTTGGCAACGAGCAACCTCCTCGATATGAGGATGTGGTGCTGTCGCCTCCCATCCAAAAGACTGTTCCTCATTCTGCATCATCCACTCCCTCTTCTGTTTCGTCCTCCTCATCTTCATTGAAATCAGACTCAATCCACACAAAACCAGTCCAAAGTTCCCCATCCAGAGCCAGTCCACTTACCAACGGACATCCCCATCCTTCTTCTATCACACAACACACGCTCTCCCCACCATCTATCACATGCTCTCCATCCAGCTCCTCTCCAACACACTCTCCTTCCCCTCTCCGTACCTCCCCGACCCCAccgtacacacacactccaccagCATCCCCTATGGAGGCTCTTTATATTGAGGAGGAAGAAGCAGATGTTGGCAAGACAGAACAAAtctcacaacagacacacactccaACCAGAGGGGTGAATGCTAACCAGAACATAAATGGGATAACATTGGGTCAACACATGCACCTgtcccacccacacacactccatAACTCTTCAAACACTTTGCCAGCCAGCAGTAGCTACAGCCCCACTTGGCCTTCCTCTGCCTCACTAACAGTCTCAGCGCCCAAAGCCGTCTCACACAGGAATGAGGACATTGACAAGCTGCTGATGGACTTGGAGAATTTGTCTCAGAGCATGAGCCACCCCAGAAACACCGAGCCTCCACTTCCAGCTAAAACCAGGAAGAGAGAAGCCCAGTTAATCACATCCAGTGAGGCCCTCACTCAGCCTAAAATGACCCAGTTCCAAGTCCAGAAGCCAGTCAACCACCTAGCCATGAATGGCCCTACCTCCAGGACTCCCCAGAGTCTCACTCCTCCCCAGGGAGAGAACAGTGAAGCCGtggtgggagaggaggaggacggtgCCCTGCTGCTGAGGATCCTGGAGAGCATTGAGAGTTTTGCCCAGGAGCTGGTGGATTCTGGGGCGGGGAGCACAGGGAGTGCTGAGAGGAAATGTGGGAAAGAGCGGGAGGTGATGAGGCTCCTGCAGGATACACTTGCCACCACTGGCAGGGCTGATACCCCCCTAGAGAACACAACCCCACCAGCTGCTGCTCCCACTGTGCCATCCATGTACACAAATGAAGCCACACAAATCCCAGCTATACCGCCAAAGCACTCCCTGGCAAACTCCACAGCTGCAGTTTCACCTGCACCCACACCTAAAGCTGCAGTATCTGAAGCTTTGTGCAATGCTGCATCTGAACCTGCACCTAAACCGGCACCTGAAGCTGCCCCCAGACCTCTGCCTGCACCCATACCTGAGCCTACAATTGAGTCTACAGAGACAGTTACAGAAGCATCTGCAGCTGATCCAACATCCATCCCTGCCGCTGGAACATCTGCACCTGCAAGCTTGCATTCCTTCACACATCCAGCTGAACCTACACCTGTGGCTGCACCTGAAGCTCCGCCCCCTGTTGCCACTCCAGTTGTGGTGGTCACAAGAGATGCCGTCATTACTGTTGGCGACTCTGCAGCTCTGAGAGACACCGGCTCAACCCTCCTCATCCAGCAGACTCCAGAGGTGATCAGA GTCCAGGCCAAACCGGAGAAGAAACCAGGCACACCTCCACCAGCGCCTGCACTGGCCCCAGCCACGCCCACCCCCGCACCGCGCTCACCCAGCCCTCCTCCGGTTCCGGTGATAGTCACCCCTCCTCCCCCGGCCATCAACATTCCCAGGTTCTACTACCCCCGTGGGCTGCCTGCCATGGGTCCGGCCACCAACCATGATGGAGCCATCACTGCCATCGAGGCAGCCTTTACTGAGTTTGAGGAGGAGAAGGCTGACATATATGAAATGGGCAAGATTGCAAAG GCATGTGGGTGTCCACTCTACTGGAAGGCCCCCATGTTCTACTCAGCTGGTGGTGAGAGGACAGGCTTCGTCTCTGTTCACTCCTTCGTTGCAACCTGGAGGAA GTTGTTGCACAGTTGTCACGACGATGCATCAAGATTTATCTCCCTGCTAGCCAAACCCAGCTGTAACTACCTGGAGCAGGAGGACTTCATCCCTCTGCTGCAg GACATAGTGGATACACATCCTGGGCTCACGTTTCTGAAGGATGCACCTGAATTCCATTCCCGCTACATAACAACG GTAATCCAACGGATATTCTACGTGGTGAACCGCTCGTGGACGGGTCGTATGACCATGATGGAGCTGCGCAGGAGCAACTTCCTGCAGACTCTGGCTCTGCTTGAAGAGGAGGACGACATCAACCAGATCACTGACTACTTCTCCTATGAACACTTCTACGTCATCTACTGCAAGTTCTGGGAGCTGGACACTGACCATGACCTCTACATTGACCCCAAAGACCTCGCGAGATACAACGACCACG CATCCTCAAACAGAATCATTGAAAGATTGTTTTCAGGGGCCGTTACTCG GGGTAACGCTGTGCAGAGGGAAGGCAGGATGAGCTACGCTGAGTTCGTCTGGTTCCTCATATCTGAAGAAGACAAGAAAAATCCCACCAG TATAGAGTACTGGTTCCGCTGCATGGACGTGGATGGCGATGGTGTCCTGTCCATGTTTGAGTTGGAGTATTTCTATGAGGAACAGTGTGAGAGGATGGAACGGATGGGCATTGAACCCCTCCCCTTCCAGGATTTACTCTGCCAGATGCTCGACCTGGTCAAACCTGAGAGTTCAG gtaaGATCACACTTGGTGATCTGAAGCGCTGCCGGATGGCCCACATATTCTTTGACACCTTCTTCAACCTGGAGAAATACCTGGACCATGAACAGAGAGACCCATTTGCTGTGCAAAAG GACATTGATAGTGAAGGTCCAGAGCCATCTGACTGGGATAAATATGCCTCAGAGGAGTATGAGATACTGGTGGCGGAGGAGACTGCAAATGAACAGCTACATGAGgg GTCGTTTGATGATGACTATGAATCCGAGGAGCTTCAAGTCCCTGGAGAGAttgggaataaaatggaaaaactgatCATATCAGACCTGTCAGCATAA